The window ACAAGCATTATCAGATCCATCTGGTGTTTACTCACAAGCACTTTCAACTCTTTTCGGCTCACTTGTTTCACAATCCTCAAAGTCAAATTTTTACAAAACTACTACAGGCAGTAGCCAAACAACAATAACTGGTCTTTTTCAATGTAGAGGTGACCTTTCAAATGTTGAGTGTTATAACTGTGTTAGTGGTTTGCCAATACTTATAGACAAACTTTGTGGCACTCCTGTTGCAGCAAGAATCCAGCTTTTAGGTTGTTATATGCTATATGAGGTTTCTGGTTTTCCTCAAATATCAGGAATGGAAATGTTGTATAAAACTTGTAGTGGTAAAAATGCTCAAGGGAGTGGATTTGAAGAGAAAAGAGACACTGCTTTTTCTTCATTGGAAAATGGGATGGCTAGTGCTACCAATGGATTTTATACAACTAGTTATGAGTCTGTTTATGTTGTAGGACAATGTGAAGGGGATGTAGGCTCATCTGATTGTGTTGAGTGTGTTAAAAGTGCTGTCCAAAAAACTCAAGTTGAATGTGGTAGTTCAGTTTCTGGTCAAATTTTCCTACACAAGTGCTTTGTTAGTTTTAGTTATTATCCAAATGGGGCTCCTAAAaaatcatcatcttcttcatattggtctccttctccttcttcagGTATTTTCTTGAATGAATTGATTTCTTGAATTTGTTTATTCAATTAGATTGACTGTAAAAATGAGCCTTGGAACAACGGTCAAGTTATGTTTTCGTGTGATCGAATTTGCCACTGATGCTTGCATCAGAGTCGGCAGCTTACATCACACCGCCCTTGAGGTGCGGTCTCTTCGGACCTTGCATTAATTAGATTGACAATGGTTTCTGGTTTTTGCAAGTTTTATAACATCCTAATCAAGATTTGTCTTTCTTAGGCTTTTGAGGCTGTTTTCATGGCTCTAACCTATGACCTCTTAATCACATAATAACAACTTTATTAGTTATAACAATAACAAGCTCCTTCAATGACTTTTGAGTTGTCTACCTCTTTAAATTAGTTTGTACATATTATTAAAAAAGACTGTTAGAACAAATAAAGGGACCATCTTaaattgatttttttaataatatgtCACTGTTAACAAGATGTTTGTCTACCTTAGATTTGTGTGCTATCACTTACAGATTTGTTATCAATATTTCTATAGTAATGAGAGTTGTGTTAAATGAATGTAGGGACAGGCCAAAACACAGGTAAGACAGTGGCTATAATACTAGGAGGAGCAGCAGGAGTTGGTTTTCTAGTCATTTGCTTGCTGTTTGCTAGGAACTTAACGAAGAAACATGATGGTAAGTACTTAGACTAgtgtgtgtttggtatgaagaaaaTATCTTTCGGAATTCTAAAATAAATTTGTCTCACTTTCCAAAATACAGAAACTATTTCAAGAAGTCATTTTCCAATTTTTatcgaaaatattttttggtgtTTGGTTGCTAGAAAAAGATTAAATTTTTTGGAGAATGTTTtccgtcataccaaacacacccctaGTGATGTTAATTCTTTACTATGGTTTAAATATAACCACTTGCTTATGTTGGTATATTATGATTTAAACATTTGCTGCAGATTATTGAAGGGATCAGCTGTTGTATTATAAAGGCTCGCAAAAGCTTTTTGTGAGGTGGATACTTTCCTTGATTAGATTTTCTTCctagaagaaaaagaatttttctTTTGTGGAAAAAAAAGTGAGTGATTTTATGAGCTGTAATTCttggaattattattattaggttaaagagaaaaaaacaaaaaaccatTGAGCAGAGAGTATTTTTGGGGTGATGAAATTGAGATGAATGGGACATAAATTTTTTTGGTGAAATGATGTAACAATACATATGTTTTGTCAACTGTGAAAAGATTACTAATGGTTTTGGCCTTTTTCTCCAATTGCCATGTGCCTTGTtgtctttttttctctttgtCTAGAATAGTGGTTCACCATTTTCTTTTAAAGTTTTATGCTTTTCAGAAAGTTCTCTCTCTGTATTTCTACTTATTTAATGCATGaattaaaaattaatatatatactTGGGtcaatatccaagaatgatattgTGGTTTTAGCATCTTCAGCAGTTCACTGAAAATGTTTTACCTCAAACTTTATATGGTGAAGGACAGAAATGGAGAAGGCAGGGAAGTTTAGTAGGACATAAAAAGTataacttttgaaaaaaaaaattaatatttggagttaagttgaaaaatggtaattgaaatttgaaattatgtttgtacatgcattttacttgaaaaaatattgcagtttTGTGAGTAGGGAAAAAcaattttctgaaaattttgaaaaattcattttcaaaaatatttccaaaaacttgtaaaatttcatggacaaacacatttttgaaaaaaaaaatacaattttgTATGAACAAACGGGTCCTTAGAATAATTTGCTTGAGAAAGTAAGTATTTTGGAAGAATGTAATAATTCATTTGGTGCTAACGGAGATGATATATCTTGACGGATTCATGATTTAAACTTTAtgaatttgagtttgaaattcTCTTATAACTCATTTGATTTTGTGGGTTCGGAATCAATATTTGtacttattttaataatttttttaaagagaGTGTGATTAGTAAACCAAGGCTAGAAGGTCAGGATTCCCGACCCTTATGATCGACTAACCCATGTGCAAGCGCTGTTCACATTGAATTTCCGAGAAGCGATCCATGCATTTTGAAAATTCAGATACATGAAAAAGGTTATGTAGTTTTTGTTTGGACTTCTAAACTTCATAATCACTATACTTTTCATTATTGATCTTCAACTCTTGATGTCACCCCTTTTTAAGTATACCGTCACAATAAAAGAATCTTCTTTTCCCAGATAATTTTATCCATGGTCATTGAACTTTTGTGTTTGTTACCCAAAAGTCATTCTTTTTGTTACGCAAAAATCATTCAATTTTGTGTTCATTACACAAaaatcacttttctttcttttgttacgcTAAAATCATTTTACTTTGCTCTAGTTATTACAAAAGTCatatttttacttgaaaagtctattatacCCTTGACATTATTTAAACCTTCatatttatgtaataccttctatattatatactatataatatatttttaactatgtattttatttataaataaaataacttaatattattttatttattatttttatatatttaatttttttaacgttaattttcaaaatatattagTAGTGTTATTAAATTTATCAGtaactttaatatatatattagtaGAAAAATAAATCGGCAAGTACATTTCCGTGAGAAAATTCGCAGGTAAACAAACAAAATGAGGAAAAAATCATGTTAATCTGAAGGAAAATCCCTAGGTACTACATGTGAATTTAGCTGAGGATATTTTCTTGAGAATTTACCTGGACAATTGGTTATTTGGGAAATTACATTACTAGAAATTCGGAAAAAATCGtccaaaaaaatcgaccaaaattggCCGGTACtggccaataaccgtccaaaacgCGATCATTAACGTGTGATCGTTATTTTCAAGGTCGGAAGggtataccgaccaaagttggtcggaaattaccgaccaactttggtcggtcaattaaattaaaaaaaaaagaattactaAAAAAAGTTGTTTTATAACGCTactaatatatcttgaaaattaaagttaagaaaaaattaaatatatgaatatattataaaattaataaagaaaataatattaagtcattttatttataagtaaaataaatagttaaaaatacattatatagtatataatatagaagttattacataaatatgaaggtttatataatattaaaggcataatagacttttcaagtaaaGATGTGACTTTTCAATAGCGCCGAGGTCTATTGGTAACTAGGCCAGTGCTCTCCTCCTTCCTTCTCGCATCTTTGCTTCAGACTTGATGAACATCTTGTAACAATTAGCACTTGCAATGCTGCGAGAGATCGCATGCCTTCTGGAAAGGATGTCAACATAGGTAAATCAATAATTTCCAACCGATTAAGGGCAATGAGGTCGCCTATCCATTCTGGTATTGTTGTGAAGTTAGGACATCCCCAAATCACTATAGACTTCAAAGTACTCGAGAAATGTTGGAGCCAAACTGGAAGCGACATTAGCTTGTCAAGCATGTTAACACTGAAAGTCAATAAATTCCCCGGGACATCAAATTGCATTGCTTCTTTGTTCGACAAATCAAGCAGAGGGCAATTCTCTATACATACAAACTCGAGGGAAGTGAGGTGAGTTAGACATGTGGATAGAGATACCAGATTTCTGCAGTTACTAATAAACAAGGATTGGAGCGAAGTGAGACACTTGAACGAATCCTCTGGCATAGTTGCTAGGCCCTCGATAGAAAATAGACTCAAGCTATTTACATTGAAAAGAGGAGAAGGATGAGGAGGTGGGCAAAGAATTTGCTTCAATATCTTCTCACTTATTATCCCCAAATAAAGTTGTTTTAGGGAAGGGAAGTAGCACTCATATGTAGGAGAATTTGATGGTAGCATGAATTTATCATCATCACCTTCTATGCTCTCCACGACGTCAAGATTCCATTGGAGTACAAGATCTTCGAGAGAAGGCAGTCGCCATAATGGTGGGAGCTTTTGGCATTTATGACAATCTCTGATATATAGATAAACAAGCTTGGGTAACAAAAGGCCGAGATTATCAACCATCAACCAACTTGGGAACCTTGATCCACTATAATTTTCTATTTGCAAGCTTTCAATGTTTTGGTGCGGCTGCAGGGCCTCCAACATTATCAGATCAGCTCCAGTATCATCCTCTTGATTTCCATATTCGAACTCTAGGAACAGCTTCCGAAGATGTTTCATTCTTTTCACTATATCGGTAGGTATTCTTTCTCCAATTGCACGGGCTCGTCCCATGAACTTAATGTGTAATCTATTTCCGAGATCAGCAAGGCTCTTTAATTCATCCAACTTGTCACTTCCCAAACCAGATATACAACTTTCTTTGCCTACAACAAAACTTGTCAATGTCCGTAGAGATATCAATTGGCCAATTCCAGGTGGCATATCTTCCAATGAACCGCAACCATCAAAATCCAGATGCGTGACACTTGCCAACTGCCAAAGTCCTGGTGGATGCGTGACACTTGCCAACTGCCAAAGTCCTGGTGGAATATGGGTTAATGATTGGCACCACGAACATATCAAACTTCGAAGACTCACCAATCTCCAAATATCTCTTGGCAATTTTTTGAGTTTAATGCAATTAACCAACTTTAAAACTTGTAGATTATGCAGCTTCGTGATGGAATTTGGTAAAGTAACAATGCTTCTAGAGGAAATAGCAAGATATCTTAGATGCTTCAGTGCACCTAAAGATTGAGGCAAATTTTTTATCTGCAGGTGACATAGATGCAGAACGCGTAAACATTCAAAACTTGCAAGCATTCTCTCTAACATTGAATTGCTCATAACACTGTATGGAGACCCATTTAGGTAAATAAATGTCCGCAACTTCATATGCTTCGCATAGAAGGGTTCGGGAAATGCCAATGAACCATTAATCTGGAATAAACAAGAAGCATGGAGCACTTGTTCTGGGACAATCTCTGTATCTTCTGTTTTAGTGATACAGAAGAACTCCCTATCCGCAACTTCTTTTGCAAGATCATGAATAAGATCGTGCATTTTGTAAAATTGCGGAaatgatttttcttcaatttcttgaaAGAATGACCTTCTTAACAAATCCACGAAATATGAATTTGCAACGTCCTCCACATTGTCTCTGTTGCTAGTAGTTGATTGAATAAAGCCTTGAGTGATCCACATATCAATCAAATCAACTCTGTCAATTCGGAAATCCTTTGGAAAGAGGGAACAATATGCGAAGCATATCTTTAGATGGCGCGGAAGGTGATTATAGCTCAATCTCAAAATGGCCATGACACGGTCGCCTCCTCGTGTGATACTtgacaaatcttgattcttgaaaTATATCCACTCATCCTCCGTTCTTTTTAGGCGTAGTAGGCTTCCTATTGACCTTATTGCAAGAGGAACTCCTCCacactttttcaaaatttcctTTCCTATTTCCACCAAACTCGAATTTTCACTCTCTTTGGCACATTCGAACGCCATTTTTTCAAACAATGCCCGTGCCTCTTCTTTTGAGAGGTCCCCTAATTTATGTTGGCGAACACTACCTGAAACTTCCACAACTACAACTGAACGAGTAGTTACTAAAATCTTACTTCCCTTGGCTCCACCGATCAACATGTTTTTCAATCTCGATCATTTCGAAGGCATCTTCGTTCCACACATCATCGAGCACCAATAGATATTTCTTCCCATCAAGCATTTCTCGAAGCTGGTTTCGCACAACATCTAGTTGAAGGTAATTAGCCTTCTCCCCTCCTGCAGATTCGACGATTTTTTCTGCAATCACTTTCACTTCAAAAACATCTGAAACACAAACCCATAATCTTTTATCAAATTTTTCCTGAACCATTTCACTATTATACACCGATTGCGTGAGAGTGGTCTTTCCTAGTCCACCAAGACCAACTATTGATATAACCGCAACATTCTCATTTACCTCAGAATTCATAAGAAAATGGAGAATTTCCGTTCTATCATCATTCCTTCTGATGACTTCTCCATCAGGCACAAATGAATAAGTCTCTCTATCCAAATTAGACTCAAGAAGCAAAGGTTGCCTCTTTTCAATAAGGTTTAAGTAGGCCTTATCTTTTGCAATTACATCTAAATTTTCTCAAATGGCCTTGAGACGCTTACTTATCTTAAGATTATAAAGCACGGGATTTGACTTTGAGAAGAATATGCTTACCTTATTCACCAATTTTCGATGCGTAACTTCAGTAGCAAAGTCATCCAAGAGATCATCAGCCTCAAAGAAAACTGTTTTAAGTTTCCTTATCCAATCCCTCACCTCGCGGCTATTCCCCTGCTGCTCCTCCGCGTCAACGAGTACAGCTTGGATTGAAGAAACTGTACCAGACAGCTTGCGAAGCTCATCGCTTAGTCCTCGAATTGATCCTACTTCTTGAGCTGCAAGAGAACCCAAGTTTTTCAAGATTTCAGCAGCAAGCCTGTAAAGAATTTCAGCCATGATGAGAAAGTAATATGATTTGAAGATCAACAACCTTTTTGTTGCAAACTAGTAGTATAAGTCTTTGTATTAGAAGCAGCCTTTACCTAACATAATTTATTAAAGGGTTGATGAAGACCTTGACTTGGACCCCAACAATCATTGAActctaacaataattaaatcttctttgttataaataaaattctatttaaggtgaatgtttATATTTAGAtagattctagggtttattacttggtggctaagtcactctctccctataaatagagggttctattccattgtaattcatctcaatatcaataagaattctctccctatttttctctgcaatactcttcttcttcttttattgtttcataacattCTTTTATTATTAGTGTACTTAAACCTGTTGTAGCACGTACCAATTGATATCATCAGAAGCGGAGTTAGGATTTGAAGTTTATAAGTTCTGAACATATCATCAAACACTGTTGGGTTTTTTAAAAGATGGGgcagcaaaaaaaaaagattaaaagtattgattgaaaatatttctcaataattttattaagcaTAACAAGGTTTTGAATAGCCAATTAGGAACAAAAAAATccatttaaaattcaaaaaacctAAAATATCTCAACTAActtagaaatttaaaattgaaattcATCCTTAAACTAAGCAACTTATTATGCTAAAAAAGTTATTACAGTAATTGAAAGCAACAAAATTTCAACAAAACACATAGCTAGTT of the Nicotiana tabacum cultivar K326 chromosome 7, ASM71507v2, whole genome shotgun sequence genome contains:
- the LOC107775139 gene encoding putative disease resistance protein RGA4, translated to MLIGGAKGSKILVTTRSVVVVEVSGSVRQHKLGDLSKEEARALFEKMAFECAKESENSSLVEIGKEILKKCGGVPLAIRSIGSLLRLKRTEDEWIYFKNQDLSSITRGGDRVMAILRLSYNHLPRHLKICFAYCSLFPKDFRIDRVDLIDMWITQGFIQSTTSNRDNVEDVANSYFVDLLRRSFFQEIEEKSFPQFYKMHDLIHDLAKEVADREFFCITKTEDTEIVPEQVLHASCLFQINGSLAFPEPFYAKHMKLRTFIYLNGSPYSVMSNSMLERMLASFECLRVLHLCHLQIKNLPQSLGALKHLRYLAISSRSIVTLPNSITKLHNLQVLKLVNCIKLKKLPRDIWRLVSLRSLICSWCQSLTHIPPGLWQLASVTHPPGLWQLASVTHLDFDGCGSLEDMPPGIGQLISLRTLTSFVVGKESCISGLGSDKLDELKSLADLGNRLHIKFMGRARAIGERIPTDIVKRMKHLRKLFLEFEYGNQEDDTGADLIMLEALQPHQNIESLQIENYSGSRFPSWLMVDNLGLLLPKLVYLYIRDCHKCQKLPPLWRLPSLEDLVLQWNLDVVESIEGDDDKFMLPSNSPTYECYFPSLKQLYLGIISEKILKQILCPPPHPSPLFNVNSLSLFSIEGLATMPEDSFKCLTSLQSLFISNCRNLVSLSTCLTHLTSLEFVCIENCPLLDLSNKEAMQFDVPGNLLTFSVNMLDKLMSLPVWLQHFSSTLKSIVIWGCPNFTTIPEWIGDLIALNRLEIIDLPMLTSFPEGMRSLAALQVLIVTRCSSSLKQRCEKEGGEHWPSYQ
- the LOC107775140 gene encoding plasmodesmata-located protein 2-like, whose amino-acid sequence is MGLHKKPCCILSLFLVILAILMLIPLTESASENTNLVYKGCAKQALSDPSGVYSQALSTLFGSLVSQSSKSNFYKTTTGSSQTTITGLFQCRGDLSNVECYNCVSGLPILIDKLCGTPVAARIQLLGCYMLYEVSGFPQISGMEMLYKTCSGKNAQGSGFEEKRDTAFSSLENGMASATNGFYTTSYESVYVVGQCEGDVGSSDCVECVKSAVQKTQVECGSSVSGQIFLHKCFVSFSYYPNGAPKKSSSSSYWSPSPSSGTGQNTGKTVAIILGGAAGVGFLVICLLFARNLTKKHDDY